A window of Candidatus Xiphinematobacter sp. Idaho Grape contains these coding sequences:
- a CDS encoding LptA/OstA family protein: MTFPQFLLFLLSYTSQCHSAYTLVDNDCDTFITPTTHLSAVSSQLNPEDSCCSATKDSIEIACTREATFRDKTNIAEFFGRVIVRGPQFALCCDHLILTLRRDHQGIQHAEAIGNVVVIQENANSEGQTVRSIGRAGRAHYDSLTGNLFLTEWPQLRQGANNHIAMGKKTRMILNKDGHSSTIGQSKTVVVEGLQDS; encoded by the coding sequence ATGACCTTCCCTCAGTTCCTCCTGTTCCTTCTTTCCTACACTTCTCAGTGCCACTCTGCCTACACTTTAGTCGATAACGATTGTGACACTTTCATCACTCCCACCACACATTTGAGTGCTGTATCTAGCCAACTGAACCCGGAAGACAGTTGTTGTTCTGCAACGAAAGACAGTATCGAGATCGCTTGTACAAGGGAGGCTACTTTTAGAGATAAGACCAACATAGCCGAGTTCTTTGGTCGAGTCATTGTCAGGGGCCCTCAATTTGCACTTTGTTGTGATCACCTGATTCTTACCTTGAGAAGGGACCATCAAGGTATCCAACATGCTGAGGCAATTGGTAATGTAGTTGTCATCCAAGAAAATGCTAACTCTGAGGGACAAACTGTCCGCTCTATTGGCCGTGCTGGGCGAGCTCACTATGATTCCCTTACTGGGAATCTTTTCCTTACTGAGTGGCCGCAACTTCGGCAGGGGGCTAATAACCACATCGCTATGGGCAAAAAAACTAGAATGATCCTTAATAAGGACGGACATAGCAGCACCATTGGACAAAGTAAGACAGTAGTTGTTGAAGGGTTGCAAGATAGCTAG